The Micromonospora siamensis genome contains the following window.
GGGCAGCACCACGGCCAGCAGCACCACCGCCAGCGCGGCCGCGCCGCCCGCGGCGGCCAGCAGCACCGCCCGCTCCCGGGCCGCCGCCCTGCGGCCCCGCTGCGCCACCAGGGCCGGGTCCGGCCGCTCCCGAGGCAGCGCGGCGGCCACCGCCGGCACGGCGGCACCGCCGCCGGTCTCGGTGACCGCCCGGTACGGGTTCAGCACCCCGGCGCCGTAGTCACCACGCCGCCCGGTGCCCGGCGCGGGGTCGGTGCTGGCCAGGATCCGCCGGCTCACCTGGGCCGCCGTCCAGTCCGGGTGGTACTGCCGCACCAACGCCGCCGTGGCGGCGACGAAGGGCGTGGCGTAGCTGGTCCCGTCCGCCAGCAGGTGCCCCCGCCCAGGGGCGGCCATCAGCACCTCGCCACCCGGGGCCACCAGGTCGACGTACGGGCCGGTCTGGGAGAACGTCGACCGCCCGCCGTCCACCCCGATCGCGCCCACCCCGAGCACCCCCTCGTACGCGGCCGGATAGGGGCTCGGGTCACCGCTGTCGTGCAGGTTGCCGGCGGCGGCCACCACCACCACGTCCCGCTCCTCGGCGTACTCGACGGCGGCCCGTACGGCAGGGGAGTCGGCGTAGAGCACGACGGAGAGGTTGAGCACGTCGGCGCCGTGGTCCACCGCCCAGCGGATCGCCCGGGCGAACCCGGCGGCGCTGACCGTACGTCCCGACTCCCGGCCGTCGACGACCTGCTGCTCGCTGACCCGGACGGGAAGGATCCGGGCGTCCGGCGCCAGCCCCCGGAAGGCCACCCCGCGGGCCGGCGCGGCGGCGATGATGCTCGCCACACCGGTGCCGTGCCCGGGGCAGTCCCGCCCACCGTCGCCGCCCGGGTCGAGCAGGTCGGTGCCGGGCAGCACCCGGCCGGCGAGTTGCGGATGCCGGCGGTCCACGCCCGAGTCGATGACGGCGACGGTGACTCCCGCGCCGGTGGCGAGGGGTGCGAGGCGCTCCGGGGCGTACCGCTGCTGCGGCCACGGCCGCTCGGTGACCGTGCGCGCCGGGGCGGGCGGGCTGGCACAGGCCGGCGCGGCGACCCCCGCGCTGGCCGGTACGCCGGTCGCGGCGACGACCGGCGGGGTGGCCAGGAGCGCCGCCAGGGCGGCGGCGAGGGCGGGGCGTGCACTGGGCCGGGGCATCGACCGCCTCCGTATCGTGTCGGCTCCGGAACCGGATGTTATAGCTTCCGCCGTCACCCGGCGTACCGCCGCCGGCCAGCCATTGTGATCTTGTTACTACCTTGTAGGTTGTACGCGATGCCTATGGCCTTTTCGCGGGAGGAGAGGTGGCCGTGACCGACTGGGAGCCGGCTACCGAGGCCGAAGCGGCGATGCGCGACGCGCTGAGCGCGAACGACCAGGAGCTGTATTTCCGCGTCCTGGCGCGGACGGATCTCCTCCTGCCCGTCTCGGGTCAGCCCGCGCCCGGCCAGTCGGCCGGGTGGGGCACCTGGACGACCAGCGGGCGGACGCACGTGCTGGCCTTCACCTCCCCGACCGCCCTGCGGGCCTGCCTGGGCGACTCGACCGGCCCCACCCGACGCGCCGCGTACGCGGACCTGGCCGACGACTGGCCCAACCACGAGTGGTGGCTGGCGGTCAACCCGGGACTCCCCATCGAGGGCTACCTGCCGGCCTGGTTCGTCACCCAGTTGTCCCGCGGTGAGGTCCGGCTGCCGGGCCGCACCATGGGCGCCCGGGCCCGGTTGGAGCGGGCCGAGTCGCTGGCCCGGGCCAGGGCGAACGCGGTCGACCGGGAGGCGCCCCGGTGGGAACCGGCCTCCCCGCCCGCCCCGCCGACGTCGCCCGTCCCGCCGACGCCGCTGGCCCGCCGCGAGAGCGACCGTACCGGCCCGAGCCCGGTGCCGGCCCCACTGCCCGGACCCGCTCCGGAACCCGCGGACCAGACGATCCCGGTACGGGCGGCGGCGAGCCGCGGCTCGGCGGTCTCGGCGTTCGGCTCGACGGGCGAGCCGCCGTCGCCGCCGGCCGTGGAGGCGGCCCGCCCCGGAGTCGCCCCGACCCGCCCCGGCCCGTCCGTGGCCCGGCCAGACGGCCGGCCGGAGCCGTCCTCGATCGCCGCCGCCAACGGTGGCTGGCCGGACCGACCGGGTGACGAGGCGGCGGCCCGGTCCTTCTTCGAGCCCTCGGCCCAGCGCCGGGCCGCCGGTGAGGACGCCCGCCGCCCGGCCGAGCGCGCGGTGCCCCCGTCCCGCTTGGGGCGGGTCGGCCAACCCTTCCCCCGCCGCCGGCCGATCAGCGAGCCGGTGCCCGCGCCACCCGTCGGGTCGGTGCCCGAGGAGCCGACGCAGGCGTTCCGGGTCCCGGTGGCCGACGACGGGCTCACCCAGGTGTTTCCGCGCCGGGCACCGGAGCCGCCCGCGGAGGAGGCGACCCAGGTGGTCCGGGCGGGCGTCCCGGACCACGACCTGACGGTGTCGCTGCCGCGCCGGACGGAGCCGCCCACCGAGAAGGCGCGGTTCGGGGGCGGCGAGCGCGCGGCCGGCCCGTTGCCCCGTCGTCACCTGACCGAGCCGGGCCCGGACGAACAGACCCAGCGGCTCGCCGGGCCGCATCCGTACGCGGCGGCGGGGCAGCCCGCGCCGCCGGTCGGTGCGGACGTGGACGAGCTGCCGCCGTCGATCGCCGAGCCGGTCTCCGCCCCGCCGGTGCCGCGACGCAGCCTCTCCCCGATCGTGATCGAGGGCACGGTCATCGAGTCCCGCGACCTCGGCGAGGCGGGGCCCGCGGTTTCGCCGGTCCCCGCCGACCGGCCGGTCCGGACCGGACCGCCAGCCGCCAACGCCAACGCCAACGGCGCAGCGTGGGCCACGCCGGCGCGGCCCGCCGAACCGCCGACCCTGGAGGTACGCGCCGCAGAGCCGGCTCCCGCGGTGGCCGAGCCCTCCGCGCCCGCGGTCACCCCGGTCGAGCCGGCGGTCGAGGGCGTTCCGGAGGCCCGCATCGCGACCCCGGCCGCACCCGCAACGGTGCCCGATCCACCCGTGACGGCGGCCACCGCGTACGCCCCGCCGTCCGAAGCGCCCGCGCCGGAAACGACGCCCTCCGCACCAGCGTCGCCGGTCGCGCCGGCCACGTCGCCGGTCGCGCCCGTGCCCTCCGCGACGGCCGCACCGGCAACGACGCCCGGGTCACCCGTCGTGCCCGCACCGGCGGCCTCACCGGTCGCGCCCGTGTCACCGGCACCCGCGACGACTCCTGCCCCGCCCGCGCCGGCCGCGTCCGTGCCCCCGGCACCCGCACCGGCCGTGCCCGCCTCACCCAGGCCGACCGCACCCTCACCCCAGCCGGCCGTACCCGCGCCCGCCGCGTTCACCCCGGCCAACGAGGTGGAGGAGGAACTGCTGGCCTCGGCCGGCGCCGGCAACACCGACGGCTTTCTCTCCACGCTGCTGCTGGCCCGGGTGCTGCTGCCGGTCGCCCCCGGTTCGGCGCCGGGCAGCCGGCCGGGCGAGCCCGGCTTCGTCTGGCACACCGAGCAGTTGGACGGCGGACCCTACGTCGTGGTCTGGACGTCGGCCGAGCGGATGGCCGACGCCGCCGCCGGCTCGGTGGAGACCGTGCTGGTCCGCTTCGTGCAGTTGATCCGGCGCTGGCCGGACCGAACCTGGTCGTTCGCGGTCAACCCGGGTACCCCCGTCGGCGCGAAGCTGCCCGGCGAGCAGATCGTCGGGCTGGCCAACTGGGCCGCCGACGTCGGCCTGGGCGACGAGCCGGAGACCGAGCCGGCGGCGGCCGAGGAGCCGGCGAACCGGCCCCGGGTGGCCCCGCCGGTGGTGGACCCGACCCGCCCGATCGTCATGCAGAAGGCGGTCGCGCCGAGCCAGCTCGCCTACTACCTGGAACGGGGCTACGACCGGGTCTCCGGCTTCGTGCACCGGGCCGGTGAGCTGGCGCACCTGCACACTCCCACCGAGCTGTACGACGCGCTGGGCCTGGGCTATCCCGGCTCGCCCTTCGACCGGGCGGCCGGCGAGATCTACGTGCTGCGCTGGCCGGCGCACCGGCCGAGCCTCTACCGGATCCCGTACGGCGGGCAGAACGAGGTCGCCATGCGCGCCATGGAGGGCTGGGTGATCGAGCGGGCGCCGTTCCGGGGCAACGGCTTCGCCCCCGGTGAGAGCAGCGACGTGGTGGCCGAGTTCAAGGTGGACAGCGCCCGGTTGCCGCACGGCGCCCAGCTGTGGCGGATCGGGGCGGACGGCGCCGAGCGGGTGGTGGCCGTGCTGGACACCGACGTGCTGCTCTGGCGACAGGTCGGTGAGGACGATGCGTGACGGCTACGTGGCCCGCTGGCGCGGCCGGGAATACCAGGCCAGCCCGGACGGCGACGACGTGCGGCTCTACCAGCCCGGCCCGGGTGACGGCTTCTCCGAGGTCCGTTCCGGCCGGTACGTGCGGGTGGTCCCGGTGACGGAGGTCGACGACCTGGCGTACGTCCGGACGACCTGCACCTGGCAGGGGCAGCCGTTCATCGTGCTCGCCGCCCAGGACGGCTGGCTGCGGGTGGAGTACACCGGCGGGCGCTGGCCGGTGGCCCGCGCGATGGGCCTGGAGGTCTTCGACTTCGGGGTCTACCAGGGCTGGGCGCCGGCCAGCGAGGTAGCCGACCTGCGCGAGCAGCGAGTCTGAGTCAGGACTTCGTCCAGCGCAGGATCTCGCCCAGCACCACGTCGCGGGCCTCGACGTGGGGGAAGTGCCCCACGCCGTCCAGCAGCCGCCACTCGTAGGGGGCGGTGACGTAGCGGCCCGAGCCCTGGGCGGTGCGGGCCAGGCTCGCCACGTCGGCGGCGCCGTGCAGTTGCAGGGTCGGGGTGACCAGTGGCTTCTGCATCAGCTTGACGAACCGGTAGCCGTGCAGCCGCAGCACCGACCGGAACGCCCACCGGTAGCCCTCCAGGGCGCAGAATGCCGCCTGCGGGATGCGCATCGCCGTCCGGCAGGCCCGGGCGTACGCCTCGAAGTCGGGTCCGTCGACCCAGGCCGGCCCGCCCCAACGGCGCAGCAGCGACTCCACCTCGGCGGCGTCGTCCCGGGTCAGCACGTGTTCGTAGCGGGGCAACTGGTACTTGAGGGTGGGCGTCGAGGCGGAGAACTGCCCGCGCGGGTCGGCGAAGATGGCGGCGCGCAGCCGCAGCGGGTGCGGGGCGCCGAGCACCACCAGCCGGCGTACCAGGTTGGGGTGGAACGACGCCACGGTCCAGGCGATCATGCCGCCGGCCCCGGTGCCGACCACCGTGGCCGAGCGTTCGCCGAGCGCCCGGATCAGGCCGGCCACGTCGGCGGCGAGGGTGTAACCGTCGTACCCCCGGGGTGGCTTGTCGCTGGCACCGTAACCGCGCAGGTCCACCGCGACCGCCCGGAAGCCCGCGTCGGCCACGGCGGGCAGCATCTCGTGCCAGGCCCACCAGTATTCCGGGAAGCCGTGCAGGAAGAGCACCATCGGCCCGGTGCCCGCCTCCACCACGTGGAACCGGCTGCCGTTGGCGCCGACGAAGCGGTGCGTCCAGGGCCCCTCGGTGAGGACGCAGGACTCGTCGACTGCTCCGCTGTGCTGCTCGGTCATGGTGCCCAGCGTAGGGCCCCGGCACCTGCCGATCATCAGCCGATGTCCGACGGCCCGGACGGTAGGGGCGGGGTCAACCGACCCGAGTCATCTTCACGACGGCGGCTGGGATGCCGGGGCCGCAGGCGACACCCGGATCGGGGGGCCCCACGAGAACCAGCACGGTCGCGCCGGCGGGGAACGTTCCCAGCCCTGCGCCGTGCAGGGCGTACTCCCGGCCGTCGTCGGTGACCAGCCCGTAGCAGGGTCCGGTGCCGCCTCTGGTGATCCGGCCGGCAAGTTGGTTGGTCTTGTGTCGGTCGGTCGGGCCGCTGGGCCCGACGGTGGGTGGCGGCAGCGTCGGCAGGACGGTCGTGGAGAGCTCGGTGGGGCGTTGTGACGGACTCTGGCCGGGCGAAGGGGTCGCGGAAGGCTCGGCGGAGCGAGCGGACGGTGGGTTCGATCGGCCGGGAGTGGACGGCGACGCAGCCGTCGTCGTCAGCGGAGCAGGTGCGCTCGGGGTGGCCCGATCGGCTGCCTGCTGGCCTTCGTTGTCGGCACAACCGGCGACGGAGAGGGACAGCGTCAGCGCCGTGGCGGCCGACAGAGCGGTACGTGGCATCACCCTCATGGGACGCGGCGACGCACCGGGCGGTTCCCCAGGTGCCTGCTTCTGGCCCCGAAAGCTGCGGCTGAGGCACCCCGAACAGGGCCGATGCCCGGGCAGGAGGCCTGCCCGGGCATCGGTCGCGGTGGTGCGGTGATCAGTGGCTCAGGAGAAGCGGACCCTCATCGAGGTGCCGTTCTGCTTGAGGACCTTGATCTTGGTGCCGGTGGCCGGGAGCTTGACGCCGTGGTTCGGCAGCTCGGGGTACCAGTACTGCTTGGTGTCGTCGAACAGCGGCTGCGCGGCCTGGCCACGGATGTACTGCGGCTGGCTGTTGATGTGCAGCGTGAACGAGTCCGCCTTCTTCAGGCTGAACGGCGCGTCGTAGACCTGTACGCGGGCCCGCCACGGGTTGCCGGTCAGGTTGTAGATCGGCCGCGGGTGAGCATCGATGTAGAGGTTACGACCCTCACCCGGGTGCTCGAAGGTGTCGTTGTCCGCGTACCGGAGGTTCCAGTACGAGATCAGCAGACCCTCCTGGTACGCGTAGTGGTCCACCCAGTCGGGGCGGGTGTTCATGTAGCCGAAGTAGTACGGGCCGGTCTTCAGGTACTGGTCGTACGAGACGTACGACCGGTTGCCGGCGATGTAGTAGTTGTCGAACAGCTTGGTGTAGCTGTCGCCGACGATGCTGAAGCCCTGGAGCGCCCAGTCACCGGCACCGTTCTCGGCACCGTCGCTGAACACGGTCTGACCATCGGCGGTCACGGTGATGGCGTCACCGAAGAAACCACCCTTGGAGAGACCCTCGTCGGTGACGTAGTGGAACCGGAACTGGACCACCTTGCCGGCCGCCACGTCCATCGGGATGTTGATGTCCACCCACTTGCCCGCGCTGCTGCCGGACAGGCCCGGCGTGGGGTCGGTCCTGGACACCGGCGGGATCGGCTTGCCGTCGACCGTGCCGGGCAGCGCCGCCCAGGTGTTGCCGCCGTCGAGGGAGGCCTCGAAGAACATGTAGTCGAAGCCGCTCTCGATGTCGTAGCGGCCCTTCATGGACAGCGACGCCGTGGTCTTCCCGGTGAAGTCGAGCGTCCTGGTCATGGTGTTGTTCAGGCCGTCGGCGTTACCCGAGAAGTACTGCTTCGTGCCCTCGAAGGGGGTGCCGTAATCGAAGGTGTACTCCCGCTTGGGCAGCACCACGACCGCGGCCTGCGCCTTCTTGGAGTTGTACTCCTCCGGGCCCAGGTCCAGCGTGCGCTTCTCGCCGGCCTTGACCACCTCGTAGTCGAGCCAGCCGAGCTGGAGCTTGTTCCACGCGCCCAGGTCGCCACCGCGGTTGCCGATGCTCTGGTCGTTCTTGGCGCCGAGCCGGCTCTGCGCCATCAGGGTCCAGTGCTCGTTGTTGTTGTCGCCGCCGTTGATGTTGTTGTAGTCGTCCGGCAGGCCGAGGTCGTGACCGTACTCGTGGTAGAAGACGCTCCGGCCACCGTTTTCCGGCTGGATCGTGTAGTCGCGGATCCAGATGCCGGTGTTGCCGATCTGGGTGCCGCCGATCGGGAAGTTCGCCGGTCCGGTCCGGGCGTTGCCGTAGGCCGACCAGCGGTGGCTCCAGATGGCGTCCTCACCCTGGATCGGGTCACCGTCGGCCTGGTCGCCGCCGGAGTGGACGATCTGGAAGTGGTCGATGTAGCCGTCCGGCTCGTTGAAGTTGCCGTCGCCGTCGTAGTCGAACCGGTCCCACTGGTCGAACGACTGCATCTCGGTCTTGATCTGCGCGTCGGTGCGACCCTTGGCCTTCTGGTCGGCGACCCACTGGTTGGCGGCGTCGCGCACCAGGTCCCAGGTGTTCTGGCAGACGTTGCTGTCGCAGACCGCCGGGTCGTTGGCCGGGTTCGTGGTGTCGTCGTCGGCCACCGGGTCGTCCGACCGGCCGTAGCGGGCGGCGTTGTACTTGACCTTCACCCAGTCGGTGACCTCGCCGTCCACGGTGTACCGACCCGAGGACTGGGCCTCGTAGTACTGCTTGAGCGACTCGTCGCCCTGCCCGGTGCCGAAGTACAGCTTGCGGAAGTGGTCGGCGCTGTAGTCGGCTTCCCAGTTGGTGGAGTTGTCCACCGCCCGATTGGGCTTCGGGATCTCGTTGTGCCGCGGTCCGTCGTACCGCGTCGGGCCGGCGATGTCCGGGTTGATGTCCTTGTCCGGGTAGGCCGGGTCGCGCTCGTCGCCGAATTCGGCGAGGATCACGAAGATCTTGTCGGTCCGCTCGCGGGCGAGCTCGACGTACTTGTCCTTCTTGGCGGCCTTGGCGGTGCGGGCGCCGGCCGCCGATGCCGACCCGGCGGCGTTCTCGCCGACCTTGACGACGGTGCTGCCGTTGATCTTCCGGGCCTTGGCCCGGCCGGACAGGACCTCGCTGAGGCCCTCCTGGCGGAGCGCCCGCCGCTGGTCCTCGAACTTGTCCGGCAGATCGTGTGGGGCCTGCCGCTCGGCGGTTGCGGGAGCGGCAGCCGGCAGCTTCGGTGCCGGTGCCGCGCTGGCGGTGGCGGAGCCGGTGACCAGCCCCGTCGCCGTCAGCGAAAGCCCGAGCAGACCCACTGCGACTTTGCGCACGTGGTACCTCCGGTGTGAGGGAGCCGGCCCAACGGGGGTAAGGGCCGGTGAGATCGGTCCCACTGAGGGGACCAATGGTGAACATAGACACTCCCGGGGCGGGTGTGAAGGTTGGTGCGTCGTTTTGTTGCAGAAATTTGTCGACGAAGCTCCGTTGCGTCACATCGATCGCCCATCAGGCCTCCGCTGAGCTGCACGGACGTCGACGATCACCAAAGGGTGACGGATGTCGATCGATACTCGGGGTGCGCACGAGAAAGGGGCCGGAGGCGAATGCCTCCGGCCCCTTTCGGGTGTTGCTACCCGATCAGTTGGTGACCTTGACGACCATGTCGCTGGTCGGGGTGGTGCCCTGCTCCAGGATCTCGATGGTGGTGCCGGTGCCGGCCACCTTCACCGAGTTCCAGGCGTTGCCGTTGGTCCAGTACCTGCCGCTGCCCTTGTCGCTGAAGACCGGCTGCGGGTCCAGCGCCGGAACGGTGACCGCCACGCCGTTCTTGTGGAAGGTCTGCGCCGGCTTGGTGAACTTGCTGAACGTCGCGTCGTACCCGTTGCGCCGGTTGCTGATGGTGCCCTGACCGCCGACGTTGATCTTGTCGGGGCGGACGTCCACCGGCAGGTTCAGGCCGTAGCCCGGGTGCGCCGACGTGTTGTTGTCGCCGTACGCGTAGTTCACGTACCAGACCAGCATGCCGGGCTGGTTCGAGAAGCGCTCGACGAAGTCCGGCCGGGTGTTGCCCCAGCCGAAGTTGTAGCCACCGGTCCGCAGCGTGTCGTCGTAACCGAAGTAGGTCCGGTTCTCGGCGAGGTAGAAGCGGGGGTAGGTGTCGGTGACCGAGCCACCCATCCGGGTGAAGCCCTTGACCGCCCAGTCCGCCGACAGCGTCTCCGCGTCGTCGGTCCACGCGACCGTGCCGTTCTTGGTCAGCGAGATGTTGTCCAGGAACGCGCCGGCGTAGTGCAGGCCACCGTCGGTGGCGTAGCGGTACCGGAACGTGATGGACTTGCCGGCGTACGCCGAGAGGTCGTACGTCGAGTCGACCCAGGCGCCGTTGCTGGAGCCGTCGATGCCGTCCTCGAGGGTGCCGTCGGTGGCCCGCGTGTCGTGCAGGTTGTTCTTCAGCGGCGTCCAGGTGGCCCCACCGTCGGTGGAGACCTCGGCGAAGAGGTAGTCGTAGTCCTCTTCGATCTCGTAGGAGAGCTTCGACGTGATCGACGCGGTGGTCGCGCCGGTCAGGTCGATGGTGCGGGTCAGCGTGTTGTTCAGGCCGTCGGCCGCCCCACCCCACCACTCGTACGACCCGCCGAACGGCGTGTTGTAGTTCGTGGTCTGGGTCTGCGCCGGCAGGTTGACCAGGACCGCCTGGGCCTTCGGCCCGTCGCTGTCGCCGGCCGGACCCAGGGTGACCTGGGTGCTGCCCTTGCCGTAGTCGACCGTGGTGTGGTTAAGCCAGCCGAGGAAGAGCTTCGACCACGGGTCCATGTAGCCCGGGGTCGAGCCGATGTCGTCCTTGCCGTGGCTGAGCCACGAACCGGAGGACATCAGCGTCCAGAAGCCGGTGCCGTTGTCGCCGCCCTGGGTGTCGTACAGGTCCGGCAGGCCGAGGTCGTGGCCGTACTCGTGGGCGAAGACGCCCAGGCCGCCGTTCTCCGGCTCGGTGGTGTAGTCACCGATCCAGAGACCGGAGTCACCGATCTGCACGCCGCCGTCGAGGTTGCCCGACGGGCCGGTCTTGCCCACGCCGGACGCGACCTTCCAGCGGTGCGACCAGATGGCGTCCTCGCCCTGGGCGCCGCCGCCGGCCTCTTCACCCTCGCCCGCGTGCACCGCCTGGAAGTGGTCGATGTACCCGTCGGGCTCGTTGAAGTCGCCGTCGTTGTCGTGGTCGTAGCGGTCCCAGACGTCGAACTGCTTCAGGTATTCCTTGATCTCGGCCTGGGACTTGCCGGCCTTGACCTGAGCCTGGTACCACGCGGCGGCGCTGTCGCGGATGAAGGCCCAGTAGCCGTCGTTCTCCGCGATGTTGTTGCTGCCGTACCGGGCCTCGTTGTAGGGCACGGTGACCCAGTCGCTGACGTCGCCGCCAACGGTGTACCGGCCGCCGGACTGCTTCAGGTAGAAGTCCTTGAACGACTCGCCCGCACCGTAGAACATGTCCATGTAGTGGGCCCGCGAGAAGTCGGACCGCCACAGGGTGCTGTTGTTGTCGGTGGAGCTGCCGTCCCAGTTGCGGTCCGGCTCGGGGATCTGGTTGACCACCGGGCCGGGCGTGCCGCCGGTGGCCGGGTTGGTCTTGTCGCCGAAGTTGACCAGCATGGTGAAGATCGGGTCGGTCTTCGGGGCCTGCTGGTACTCGACGAACACGTCGTCCTTGACCTCGACGACCTTGGAGCCGTTCCGGTTCTGGACCTTGGCCTTGCCGGAGAGCACGTCGGCGATGGCCTGCTTCTTGAGCTCCCGCTGGTGATCCACCTTCGGATCGGGGAGGTTGTCCCTGCCGTGCTTCGCCTTGGTGGTGCCGGAGGTCGGTTCCGCCGCGGGGGTGGCGGCGGACGCCGGCACCGTGACGGCACCGGCTGCCAGCAGCGCGGCCGTGGCCGAGGCCAGGCCTGCTGCGACTCGTCTCCTCAAAGGTCCTCCTCCTTTGTGGAATCTGTTACATGACGGTGACGGACTGCGCCGACGGCTGTCATGTGATTCGTCATCGACGATGGCACGTGATTCGTCACTTGTCACCGGGCAACCAGATAAGTTTCTGAGTATTTTTTGCCTTCAAAAGGGGCTAATGCCGCGTCAGGGCAGCGAAAAATTCAGCTGATTGTCAGCTGGTGATCGCTCGCAGTGAGCGGATTATGAGGTCCCCATAATGGAGCGCCGACCGGCACGAAAATGTCACACGATCTGGCGGGGATCGACGGAGCGGTGTCAGAAAAAGCGGGGCCCGCCCGGAGCAGTGTGCTCCGAACGGGCCCCGCCGGGTGCCCGTCCCGGCGAACCGGGACGTATCAGGTCAGTTCGTGGCCGGGGTGACGCGCACCGTGGCGTACGAGTTGTCCTTGGCGGTCTTCACGATGTTGATCGAGACGCCGTAGCTGACACCGGCGTCGCCCGGGTTGCCCGACCCCAGCACGGTGAACCCGAGGTCGGTGCCGTAGAGCGCCGTCGCCGGGGTGCCGTCCGGGTTGGTGATCCGGGTGGTGTACGGCGCCATGCCCCGGGAGGGGATGACCACCGAGGCGTCGCTGTCGCGGGCGAAGAGCCGGCCGTCACGCGACTCCAGACCCGGGTACCAGCCCTTGGCGTCGGTGAAGCCGGCCACCGGGGCCTGCGCGCCGAAGCTGGTGCAGTACGCGCTGTACGGCTCCGTCGCCGCCTCCAGGCACTCCTTGAAGGGGTACGTCGGGTTCAGCGAGAACGCCGCGTTCGAGGACTGCGGCCGGCTCGGCAGGTTGTCCAACGTCGACGGGTCCTTGACCGCCGCCTCACCCTGCCGGCGCAGCGGCTCGTTGTGCGAGTCGACGATCAGCAGGCCGCCCTTGGCGCCGTAGCTCGGCAGCGCGGTCGCCTGCGCGGTGACGTGGTTGACGTCGCCCAGGGCGGTGTCGCGGTACCAGACCAGCATGCCCGGGGCGTTGTACGAGATCCGGTCGACCTTCCACGCCTCGTGCGAGTAGATCGTGTCGTAGGCGTACTTCAGGCCCTTGTCGAACCCGTCGAAGTTGCGCCACTCGGCCAGGTAGTACTGCGCCTTGACCTGGGTGCCCGAGTCGACGTGCCAGCCCGCGCCGGTGCTGTCGGTGAAGGTGCCGCCGGTCTGGGTCCAGCCGTTCGCACCGCCCTCGACGTCGTCGCTCCAGGTGGTGGTGCCGCCGCCGGTGACCGAGAAGTCGTCGGCGAACCAGCCCCGCTCCAGGAAGGCCGCGTCGGTGGCCTGCCGCAGCCGCAGCTGCACGGTCTTCCCCGCGTACGCCGACAGGTCGACGTAGTCGTGGCGCCAGCCGCCGCTGGAGCCGGTCAGGCCGTACTTCTTGTCGCCGTAGTCGTGCATCCGGCCGCTCGGGTCGGCGTAGCCGTCACCGGTGGAGACCAGCTTGCCGCTCGCGTCGTAGACCTTCTGCTCGGCCCAGGTCGTGCCGCCGTCGGTCGAGACCTCGACGAAGCCGTAGTCCCAGTCCTGCTCGATGACGTAGTTGTTCCACATCCAGAACTTCGCGTCCACCGCGGCCGGGACGGCCACCTCGCGGGAGAGCTTGACGTCGGCCCAGTCCTGGTCGGCGCCCGAGTACCACATCTTGTCGCCGCTGTGCGGCGTCGCCAGGTTGATCACCTTGTCCGGCAGGTCGACCTTGATGCCGTCCTTGGTGCCGACCGGGGTGTTCGAGGTCTGGCCGAGCTGCACGGCGCGCGGGTCGTCGCCCGGCTTGAGGGTCAGCGGGTCGGCCCAGCCGAGGACCCACTTGTCCCAGATCCCCATGTGGGTGGGGAGCGCCTGGAAGATCTCGCCGGAGTGCGAGCCCGAGGCCATCAGGTCCCAGAAGTCGACGTCCGAGTCGGCGCTGCCGGAGGTGTCATAGAGGTCCGGCAGGCCCAGGTCGTGGCCGAACTCGTGGGCGAAGACGCCGACGCCGGCGTCCTCCGGCTGCACGATGTAGTTCGACACCTTCAGCTCCGTGCCGGGGATCGTGTAGCCGCCGGGCACGGCCGAGGAGTGCGCCCAGACCGCGTACGTGCCCTGGTCGCCGCCGCCACGGGACTTGCCCATGCCGGCGTGCACCAGCACCAGGTGGTCGATGACGCCG
Protein-coding sequences here:
- a CDS encoding immune inhibitor A domain-containing protein; translation: MTTSPKSGSRRRLLVALPAIALAATSLTVTGSAAAHQAAPVQANPGASDYYINYAEPAVQPDTAGREVKGSNGVYAPALDRARAYDRKFAGGNPVAARQLAKTEAKAIRTGQSPRQIKQAKGTQTAKLLTLLVEFNDQANDDFRNVYVPKTVFEDRSCVLGTVQNGPKHNGLPDPASLPHEDNNSMWVPDFSPEHYDKMLYTSEGITERVRKDLTGPDGKPGVSLAGRTMHNMYLEMSKGAYTVDGQASPWITVPHSEAWYAADRCSKNDKGEWVAGPMQTMLGHPDNPKGPGRLATDAVTTLAQQDPNFPWADYDIEDQGDVDGDGNVNEPDGVIDHLVLVHAGMGKSRGGGDQGTYAVWAHSSAVPGGYTIPGTELKVSNYIVQPEDAGVGVFAHEFGHDLGLPDLYDTSGSADSDVDFWDLMASGSHSGEIFQALPTHMGIWDKWVLGWADPLTLKPGDDPRAVQLGQTSNTPVGTKDGIKVDLPDKVINLATPHSGDKMWYSGADQDWADVKLSREVAVPAAVDAKFWMWNNYVIEQDWDYGFVEVSTDGGTTWAEQKVYDASGKLVSTGDGYADPSGRMHDYGDKKYGLTGSSGGWRHDYVDLSAYAGKTVQLRLRQATDAAFLERGWFADDFSVTGGGTTTWSDDVEGGANGWTQTGGTFTDSTGAGWHVDSGTQVKAQYYLAEWRNFDGFDKGLKYAYDTIYSHEAWKVDRISYNAPGMLVWYRDTALGDVNHVTAQATALPSYGAKGGLLIVDSHNEPLRRQGEAAVKDPSTLDNLPSRPQSSNAAFSLNPTYPFKECLEAATEPYSAYCTSFGAQAPVAGFTDAKGWYPGLESRDGRLFARDSDASVVIPSRGMAPYTTRITNPDGTPATALYGTDLGFTVLGSGNPGDAGVSYGVSINIVKTAKDNSYATVRVTPATN